From a single Rhodococcus qingshengii JCM 15477 genomic region:
- a CDS encoding peptidoglycan D,D-transpeptidase FtsI family protein, protein MNTPLRRVAMAVMVMVVALLANATYVQVIKADDLRADPRNSRVLLDEYSRQRGQISASGQVLAASRATDDRYKYLREYPNPYPYAPVTGFYSMQYGSAGLERTEDPILNGSDNRLFSQRFFDLVSGRDPRGGNVVTTLNPAMQQVAYDQLTSKGYTGSVVAIEPSTGRILTMVSTPSYDPNLLASHDGAETTKAWDELNADPNDPLVNRAISQTYPPGSTFKVLTTAAALGNGATPDDQLTAAPQITLPGTSTTLENYNGSTCGPNPTASLRDAFARSCNTAFVELGIKDGADAIKDEASAFGIGPNTPAIPLPVADSTVGDISDDAALGQTSIGQRDVAVTPLENAVIAATVANGGVRMQPNLISQLQAPDLTDLSTPSPVSMGQAISPAVAATLTDLMIGSENFTGGDGKIPGVQIASKTGTAEHGVNPRETPPHAWYIAFAPAQNPTVAVAVIVENGGDRGLAATGGSVAAPIGRAVIAAGIQGG, encoded by the coding sequence ATGAACACTCCACTGCGCCGCGTCGCGATGGCCGTCATGGTGATGGTCGTCGCGCTCCTCGCCAACGCCACGTACGTACAGGTCATCAAAGCTGACGACCTGCGAGCCGACCCGCGCAACTCGCGGGTGCTGCTCGACGAGTACTCACGCCAGCGAGGTCAGATCTCGGCTTCCGGTCAGGTGCTTGCCGCCTCCCGCGCCACCGACGACCGGTACAAGTACCTGCGCGAGTATCCGAATCCGTACCCGTACGCACCGGTCACGGGCTTCTACTCGATGCAGTACGGCAGCGCCGGCCTCGAGCGCACCGAGGATCCGATTCTCAACGGCTCGGACAACCGGTTGTTCAGCCAGCGCTTCTTCGACCTGGTGTCCGGACGCGATCCGCGCGGCGGCAACGTCGTCACGACGCTCAATCCGGCCATGCAGCAGGTGGCCTACGACCAGCTGACCAGCAAGGGCTACACCGGTTCCGTCGTCGCCATCGAGCCGAGCACCGGACGCATCCTGACGATGGTCAGCACTCCGAGCTACGACCCGAACCTGCTTGCCAGCCACGACGGCGCCGAAACCACGAAGGCGTGGGACGAGCTCAATGCCGATCCCAACGATCCGTTGGTCAACCGCGCTATCTCGCAGACCTACCCACCCGGCTCGACGTTCAAGGTGCTCACCACGGCCGCAGCTCTTGGCAACGGTGCGACGCCGGACGACCAGCTGACCGCGGCTCCGCAGATCACGCTGCCCGGCACCAGCACGACCCTCGAGAACTACAACGGCAGCACGTGCGGCCCCAACCCGACGGCGTCGTTGCGCGACGCGTTTGCGCGCTCGTGCAACACGGCGTTCGTCGAACTGGGCATCAAAGACGGCGCCGACGCCATCAAGGACGAGGCCAGCGCCTTCGGTATCGGACCCAACACTCCCGCGATCCCGCTGCCGGTTGCAGACAGCACGGTCGGCGACATCTCCGACGACGCGGCTCTCGGCCAGACCAGCATCGGCCAGCGCGACGTCGCGGTGACCCCGCTCGAGAATGCAGTGATCGCCGCGACCGTCGCCAACGGTGGTGTGCGGATGCAGCCCAACCTGATCTCCCAGTTGCAGGCACCGGATCTGACCGATCTCAGTACGCCGTCACCGGTGTCGATGGGTCAGGCGATCTCGCCGGCAGTGGCGGCAACGCTGACCGATCTGATGATCGGCTCGGAGAACTTCACCGGCGGCGACGGCAAGATCCCCGGCGTTCAGATCGCGTCCAAGACCGGTACCGCCGAGCACGGCGTGAACCCGCGGGAAACTCCGCCGCACGCCTGGTACATCGCTTTTGCACCGGCGCAGAATCCGACGGTCGCCGTGGCCGTCATCGTCGAGAACGGTGGTGACCGCGGACTTGCCGCTACCGGTGGCTCGGTTGCTGCGCCGATCGGTCGTGCAGTCATCGCAGCCGGAATCCAAGGGGGCTGA
- a CDS encoding FtsW/RodA/SpoVE family cell cycle protein: MSSNAAAGTAFPSPPGGFAPAPVQSTRRNMELLLLGFAVIITTVSLLLVEASQEQKITLDLAKYALAYTGLFLIAHLAIRRYAPYADPLLLPIVALLNGLGLVLIHRLDLADEQTALYNGVEAPSPDANQQVMWTALAITGFVLLLVFLKDYRLMARFSYTLGLAGLVFLAIPAILPAKFSSVNGAKIWIRLPGFSIQPGEFAKILLIIFFASVLVAKRDLFTSAGKHFLGMDFPRARDLGPILLAWIVSVGVLVFETDLGTSLLLFSTVLVMLYIATERVGWLVIGGGLLAIGFFFAYKMFGHVRVRVDTWLDPLGDYANTGYQISQSLFGLATGGIAGTGLGSGRPNQVPFAKTDFIIATIGEELGLIGLAAVLMLFLLLIVRGLRTALAVRDSFGKLLAAGLSFTIAIQIFVVVGGVTKLIPLTGLTTPFMSYGGSSLLANYLLLAILVRISDAARAPVVTKKKGPPPIADANTEMMPRV, from the coding sequence ATGTCGTCCAACGCAGCTGCGGGGACGGCTTTTCCGAGTCCGCCCGGAGGTTTTGCCCCGGCGCCGGTCCAGTCGACCCGTCGAAACATGGAGCTGCTGCTCCTGGGCTTTGCCGTCATCATCACGACGGTCTCGCTTCTGCTCGTCGAGGCGAGCCAGGAACAGAAGATCACTCTCGATCTGGCCAAGTACGCGCTGGCGTACACGGGCTTGTTCCTGATCGCGCACTTGGCAATTCGACGGTATGCGCCGTACGCAGATCCGCTGCTACTGCCGATCGTCGCCCTGCTCAACGGCCTGGGGTTGGTGCTCATCCACCGACTCGACCTCGCCGACGAACAGACAGCGCTCTACAACGGCGTCGAGGCACCGTCACCGGATGCGAACCAGCAGGTCATGTGGACTGCACTGGCGATCACCGGTTTTGTGCTGCTGCTCGTGTTCTTGAAGGACTACCGCCTGATGGCGCGGTTCAGCTACACACTCGGCCTCGCAGGCCTGGTGTTCCTGGCGATTCCCGCGATCCTGCCGGCGAAGTTCTCGAGCGTGAACGGCGCAAAAATCTGGATTCGCCTGCCCGGATTCAGCATTCAGCCAGGTGAGTTCGCGAAGATCCTGCTCATCATCTTCTTCGCCTCCGTGCTCGTCGCCAAGCGCGACCTGTTCACCTCGGCCGGTAAACACTTCCTGGGCATGGACTTTCCGCGTGCCCGCGACCTCGGTCCGATCCTGCTCGCCTGGATCGTCTCGGTGGGCGTGCTCGTCTTCGAAACGGACCTCGGTACGTCGCTGCTGCTTTTCAGCACCGTGCTGGTGATGCTCTACATCGCGACCGAACGTGTGGGCTGGCTGGTGATCGGCGGCGGACTGCTCGCCATCGGATTCTTCTTCGCCTACAAGATGTTCGGCCACGTGCGGGTGCGCGTCGACACCTGGCTCGATCCGCTCGGCGACTACGCCAATACCGGATATCAGATCTCGCAATCGCTGTTCGGCCTGGCCACCGGTGGTATCGCCGGAACAGGTCTTGGCAGTGGCCGGCCCAACCAGGTTCCGTTCGCGAAGACGGACTTCATCATCGCGACGATCGGCGAAGAGCTCGGCTTGATCGGCCTGGCCGCTGTGTTGATGCTGTTCCTGCTTCTCATCGTGCGCGGCCTACGTACGGCGTTGGCAGTGCGCGACAGCTTCGGCAAACTGCTCGCCGCCGGTCTGTCGTTCACCATCGCGATCCAGATTTTCGTTGTCGTCGGCGGCGTCACCAAGCTGATCCCGCTGACGGGTCTGACAACACCGTTCATGTCGTACGGCGGCTCGTCGCTGCTCGCGAACTACCTACTGCTGGCCATCCTCGTCCGGATCTCGGACGCGGCTCGTGCGCCGGTAGTGACGAAGAAGAAAGGTCCGCCCCCAATCGCTGACGCCAATACCGAGATGATGCCGCGCGTATGA
- a CDS encoding PP2C family protein-serine/threonine phosphatase: MTLVLRYAARSDRGLVRSNNEDSVYAGARLLALADGMGGHAAGEVASQLMIAALAHLDDDEPGEDLLGKLEAATREGNDSIADHVEEEPELDGMGTTLTAILFSGSKLGLVHIGDSRAYLLRDDHLTQITRDDTFVQSLVDEGRITAEQAHTHPQRSLIMRALTGNEIEPTLTVREARAGDRYLLCSDGLSDVVSDETIENTMREGSQEQCADRLIELALRSGGPDNVTVVVADVIDLDYGQSHPIVAGAASTEEEEDSPPPNTAAGRAAAMRPPRATPKRVVSQPEPEPKKKRNRLWWVVLAVVLIALVGVGAVIGRAVIRNNYYVGEDNGRVTVLRGIPGSVLGYSLQDADLVGCVGNDDVLTLVSPDAIPSNCNILEVTDLQPSAQEQVRAGLPSGKREDAQSQMIRLIGGDLLPRCEPVPTTTATPTPPPAPETTPPPAPPADPAAPTTAAPTTTPTPTEVPGQTCRTVN, from the coding sequence GTGACCCTTGTTCTCCGCTACGCGGCGCGCAGCGACCGCGGTCTCGTGCGCTCCAACAACGAAGATTCCGTGTACGCCGGTGCACGCCTGTTGGCTTTGGCCGACGGTATGGGCGGGCACGCGGCCGGTGAGGTCGCGTCGCAGTTGATGATTGCCGCTCTGGCGCATCTCGACGACGACGAGCCTGGCGAGGATCTGCTCGGCAAGCTCGAGGCAGCCACCCGCGAGGGCAACGATTCCATCGCCGATCATGTCGAGGAAGAACCCGAACTCGACGGCATGGGCACCACGCTCACCGCGATCCTCTTCTCCGGCAGCAAGCTCGGTCTCGTGCACATCGGCGACTCGCGCGCCTACCTGCTGCGCGACGATCACCTGACGCAGATCACCCGCGACGACACGTTCGTTCAGTCGCTGGTCGACGAGGGCAGGATCACCGCCGAACAGGCACACACGCACCCGCAGCGATCCCTGATCATGCGGGCGTTGACCGGCAACGAGATCGAGCCGACGCTCACCGTGCGCGAAGCCCGCGCCGGCGATCGTTACCTGCTCTGCTCCGACGGCCTCTCCGACGTGGTCAGTGACGAGACCATCGAGAACACGATGCGCGAAGGCTCGCAGGAGCAGTGCGCCGACCGTCTCATCGAATTGGCGCTGCGCAGCGGCGGTCCCGACAACGTCACCGTCGTCGTCGCCGATGTCATCGACCTCGACTACGGCCAGTCGCATCCCATCGTCGCGGGCGCCGCGTCGACGGAAGAGGAAGAGGACTCCCCTCCCCCCAACACCGCTGCCGGCCGCGCCGCCGCCATGCGTCCGCCGCGCGCGACGCCCAAGCGAGTTGTCTCACAACCCGAACCGGAACCGAAGAAAAAGCGGAACCGATTGTGGTGGGTGGTCCTCGCCGTGGTGCTGATCGCACTGGTCGGCGTCGGCGCCGTGATCGGCCGCGCCGTCATCCGCAACAACTACTACGTCGGCGAAGACAACGGCCGCGTGACGGTGCTGCGCGGAATCCCCGGTTCGGTGCTCGGTTACTCGCTGCAAGACGCGGATCTGGTGGGTTGCGTCGGCAACGACGACGTCCTCACTCTCGTCTCCCCTGACGCGATTCCCAGCAACTGCAACATCCTCGAGGTGACGGATCTGCAGCCGTCGGCGCAGGAGCAGGTGCGCGCCGGGCTGCCGTCCGGCAAGCGTGAAGATGCGCAGAGCCAGATGATCCGTCTCATCGGCGGCGATCTGCTGCCTCGTTGTGAGCCGGTTCCGACGACGACGGCCACGCCCACTCCCCCGCCGGCACCGGAGACCACGCCGCCCCCCGCACCGCCCGCGGATCCTGCTGCGCCGACGACGGCAGCACCCACGACTACGCCTACGCCGACCGAAGTTCCCGGTCAGACTTGCAGGACGGTCAACTGA
- a CDS encoding FHA domain-containing protein FhaB/FipA yields the protein MQGLILQLTRAGFLLLLWLFVWAVLRTLRSDIYAGSGVRVPPRYTRAGKVLPSLGKAKVPRYLVVTQGALAGTRITLGSQPVMIGRADDSTLVLTDDYASTRHARLSQRGADWYVEDLGSTNGTYLDRAKVTTAVRVPLGTPVRVGKTVIELRP from the coding sequence GTGCAGGGCCTGATTCTGCAACTCACACGGGCGGGCTTCCTGCTCCTACTGTGGCTGTTCGTCTGGGCAGTCCTCCGCACTCTCCGCTCCGACATCTATGCCGGCTCCGGGGTCAGGGTTCCGCCGCGGTACACCCGCGCCGGAAAGGTCCTGCCCTCACTGGGCAAGGCGAAGGTGCCTCGGTATCTGGTGGTCACGCAGGGCGCCCTCGCCGGTACCCGCATCACCCTGGGTTCTCAGCCGGTCATGATCGGCCGCGCCGATGATTCGACGCTCGTTCTCACCGACGATTACGCGTCGACGCGCCATGCGAGGCTCTCGCAGCGCGGCGCTGATTGGTACGTCGAGGATCTCGGTTCGACCAATGGCACCTATCTGGACCGCGCCAAGGTCACCACTGCGGTGCGCGTGCCGCTGGGCACTCCGGTTCGCGTCGGCAAGACGGTAATCGAGCTACGCCCGTGA
- a CDS encoding DUF3662 and FHA domain-containing protein → MGIVQRFERKLQGAVGDAFARVFGGGVVPQEVEAALQQEARDRVEHLGGGILLAPNNYVITINNSDHEELAADRELTTKAFSRHLQDFIRDQGWQTYGDISVTFEPSPTLHTGQFRTRGTVDPDGDAEQASPPSHVPQVSSRPPQRPPQRPAPIVPPVSNPVPSQPGAGPMTQNSGYEPSREPAGRQPEPQQPARNGYSHDDGGYAAPQGQEAPYQNGYDRGDGYRTGDDQQGYNQQQGGYDQQAYPNQQQPYEQAGYDQQGYDQQGGGYDQQGYQQQPYDQQGYGQQAYQGGYDQQGYQQGGYDQQGYQQPYNGQSYDQPGYDQQSYQQGGYDQQAYTQQPYEQAGYEQGGNFEQTQAYPQQGYAQPQGGYAPTAQSLTATLQLEDGSGRHFQLRDGSNVIGRGQEAQFRLPDTGVSRRHIDIRWDGRTAMLSDLGSTNGTTVNGAPVQDWQLADGDIIRAGHSEILVRIL, encoded by the coding sequence ATGGGCATCGTGCAGCGTTTCGAACGAAAGCTCCAAGGAGCTGTCGGCGACGCATTCGCGCGGGTCTTCGGTGGTGGTGTTGTGCCGCAGGAAGTAGAGGCGGCGCTCCAGCAGGAGGCACGTGACCGCGTCGAGCACCTCGGCGGCGGAATCCTTCTCGCCCCCAACAACTACGTGATCACCATCAACAACTCCGATCACGAAGAGTTGGCAGCTGATCGCGAACTGACGACCAAAGCTTTCAGCCGACACCTGCAGGATTTCATCCGCGATCAGGGTTGGCAGACGTACGGCGACATCTCGGTCACCTTCGAGCCTTCGCCTACGCTCCACACCGGTCAGTTCCGCACCCGCGGAACCGTCGACCCGGATGGTGACGCCGAGCAGGCATCGCCGCCGTCGCATGTTCCGCAGGTTTCGTCGCGGCCTCCACAACGGCCGCCTCAGCGACCCGCACCGATTGTTCCCCCTGTTTCCAATCCAGTCCCGTCACAACCAGGAGCCGGCCCCATGACGCAGAACTCAGGCTACGAACCAAGCCGCGAACCGGCGGGTCGCCAGCCCGAACCGCAGCAGCCGGCACGGAACGGGTACTCCCACGACGACGGCGGTTACGCCGCTCCGCAGGGCCAGGAAGCGCCGTACCAGAACGGTTACGACCGCGGCGACGGTTACCGCACGGGCGACGACCAGCAGGGCTACAACCAGCAGCAGGGTGGCTACGACCAGCAGGCGTACCCGAACCAGCAGCAGCCGTACGAGCAGGCCGGTTACGACCAGCAGGGCTATGACCAGCAGGGCGGCGGCTACGACCAGCAGGGTTACCAGCAGCAGCCGTACGACCAGCAGGGCTACGGCCAGCAGGCGTACCAGGGTGGGTACGACCAGCAGGGCTACCAGCAGGGTGGCTACGACCAGCAGGGTTACCAGCAGCCGTACAACGGCCAGTCCTACGATCAGCCGGGCTACGACCAGCAGAGCTACCAGCAGGGCGGCTACGACCAGCAGGCGTACACACAGCAGCCGTACGAGCAGGCCGGCTACGAGCAGGGCGGCAACTTCGAGCAGACGCAGGCCTACCCGCAGCAGGGCTACGCCCAGCCGCAGGGCGGTTACGCACCGACGGCCCAGAGCCTGACGGCAACCCTGCAGCTCGAGGACGGCAGCGGACGCCACTTCCAGCTTCGCGACGGCAGCAATGTCATCGGCCGCGGCCAGGAAGCTCAGTTCCGCCTCCCGGACACCGGCGTCTCACGTCGCCACATCGACATCCGTTGGGACGGCCGCACCGCGATGCTGTCGGATTTGGGATCCACGAACGGCACCACCGTCAACGGAGCACCGGTCCAGGACTGGCAGCTGGCAGACGGCGACATCATTCGTGCAGGTCACTCGGAGATTCTGGTTCGCATTCTCTGA